The following coding sequences lie in one Musa acuminata AAA Group cultivar baxijiao chromosome BXJ1-8, Cavendish_Baxijiao_AAA, whole genome shotgun sequence genomic window:
- the LOC103995082 gene encoding protein IQ-domain 26-like — protein sequence MGRAARWLRRLWSSSKQSKEPKDYPGHGAEDRTEKKRWSFRRSRDSGDVAPGQNASTAAAIEAAWFKSFYAESEKEQSKHAIAVAAATAAAADAAVAAAEAAVAMVRLTSSGVDAVFGGGVERLAAVRIQTAFRGYLARKALRALKALVKLQALVRGFLVRKQAAATLHSMQALVRAQAAVRARRARNLLPDDGNLVPEIRRRRSLEKFADPRGLQTSSFQNRRFSTSIDSPILARSPKIVEIDTCRTKPRSARRASLPAVDPADDLPLYAFSSPLPCQIPARISIPSRWNHQENDWCINGEKCRLSATAQSTPRYMNSFGNVAVTPAKSVCGAESVFRPYSSVSSSPSYMANTQSSKAKVRSQGAPRHPPESAETRKRQPLGEVNLEARANFGGIGMPKPRSQVQDAAFSFKRAVIGRLDRSSEPGKEAEREVYLRRM from the exons ATGGGTCGGGCGGCGCGGTGGCTGCGGAGACTCTGGAGCAGTAGCAAACAGAGCAAGGAGCCGAAGGACTATCCCGGTCATGGCGCCGAGGATAGGACGGAGAAGAAAAGATGGAGCTTTAGAAGGTCGAGGGATTCCGGCGATGTGGCGCCGGGCCAGAATGCTTCCACGGCAGCGGCGATCGAGGCGGCGTGGTTCAAGTCCTTCTACGCTGAAAGCGAGAAGGAGCAGAGCAAGCACGCCATCGCCGTGGCCGCGGCCACGGCTGCTGCGGCCGATGCCGCGGTAGCTGCCGCCGAGGCAGCAGTGGCCATGGTGCGTCTCACCAGCAGCGGAGTGGACGCCGTGTTCGGCGGCGGCGTTGAGCGGCTGGCGGCGGTCAGGATCCAAACAGCATTCCGAGGCTACTTG GCAAGGAAAGCACTCAGAGCGCTCAAAGCATTGGTCAAATTACAAGCCTTAGTCAGAGGATTTCTTGTTCGCAAGCAAGCCGCGGCAACTCTTCACAGCATGCAAGCTCTCGTGAGAGCTCAGGCCGCCGTCCGAGCTCGAAGAGCACGTAACCTTCTGCCTGATGATGGAAATCTTGTGCCGGAGATCCGCCGCCGGAGATCATTA GAAAAGTTTGCTGATCCGCGAGGCTTGCAAACGTCGTCGTTCCAGAACAGGAGGTTCTCGACGAGCATCGATAGTCCTATCCTTGCGAGAAGCCCAAAGATCGTCGAGATCGATACGTGTCGAACTAAGCCGAGATCCGCTCGCCGAGCCAGTCTCCCGGCCGTAGATCCGGCAGATGACCTGCCTCTATATGCATTCTCCTCCCCGCTTCCATGCCAAATTCCAGCGCGGATCTCAATTCCCAGCCGCTGGAACCACCAGGAGAACGACTGGTGCATCAACGGTGAGAAGTGCCGGTTATCAGCCACGGCGCAGAGCACGCCCAGATACATGAATTCGTTCGGCAACGTGGCCGTAACTCCGGCGAAGAGCGTGTGTGGTGCTGAGAGTGTTTTCCGGCCGTACTCGAGCGTGTCAAGCTCCCCCAGCTACATGGCAAACACGCAGTCATCCAAGGCAAAGGTGAGGTCTCAGGGTGCACCGAGACACCCGCCGGAATCAGCAGAGACGAGAAAGAGGCAGCCTTTGGGCGAGGTAAACTTGGAGGCCAGGGCTAATTTTGGTGGTATTGGAATGCCCAAGCCCCGCTCTCAAGTTCAAGATGCTGCTTTCAGCTTCAAGAGAGCGGTGATCGGCAGGCTGGATAGGTCCTCAGAGCCGGGCAAGGAAGCAGAGAGGGAAGTTTACTTGCGGAGAATGTGA
- the LOC103995140 gene encoding small ribosomal subunit protein eS24z-like: MADAKAVTIRTRKFMTNRLLSRKQFVIDVLHPGRANVSKAELKEKLTKLYEVNDPNMIFVFKFRTHFGGGKC, translated from the exons atggcGGACGCGAAGGCGGTCACTATTCGGACGCGGAAGTTTATGACCAATCGCCTTCTCTCCAGGAAGCAATTC GTCATTGACGTGCTTCACCCGGGAAGAGCCAATGTCTCCAAG GCGGAGTTGAAGGAGAAGCTGACGAAGCTGTACGAGGTCAACGATCCGAACATGATCTTCGTGTTCAAGTTCAGAACGCACTTCGGAGGAGGgaaatgttga
- the LOC103995081 gene encoding transcription factor MYBS3 isoform X2, with product MTRRCSYCSNNGHNSRTCPARGGGVRLFGVRLMEGTGTMKKSASMGCLSSSSASAALSSLAGASAGAASPSGGALGDHHYSTVAAPASGYASDDPARASCSSNCRSERKKGVPWTENEHRMFLMGLQKLGKGDWRGIARNFVVSRTPTQVASHAQKYFIRRSNASRRKRHSSLFDIVPEMPIDEAPNHEEQLLPHSPNELESTSRLPTLHLGLQGPEPAEPSTTMHAAQLIESIPRMHNNHPVPMLLPTFYRTFIPVPGPFWPSNQITTAKEETMRETHKIVMPTPVVPKEPVNADEVVSMSKLSIGEGLPHHMDPSALSLRPSGTSSSSRQSAFHIDSSIAVPDLNQTNSSPIHAV from the exons ATGACGAGGCGATGTTCGTACTGTAGCAACAACGGGCACAACTCGCGGACGTGCCCGGCGCGGGGAGGGGGCGTGCGCCTCTTTGGGGTGCGGCTGATGGAAGGGACGGGGACCATGAAGAAGAGTGCCAGCATGGGGTGCCTCTCCTCTTCCTCGGCGTCCGCCGCGTTGTCCTCCCTCGCCGGCGCTAGCGCCGGCGCCGCCTCGCCGTCCGGCGGTGCGCTTGGTGACCACCACTACAGCACCGTCGCCGCCCCCGCCTCCGGTTACGCTTCCGATGACCCAGCCCGTGCGTCCTGTTCTTCCAATTGCCGCAGCGAGCGCAAGAAAG GGGTCCCTTGGACCGAAAATGAGCATCGGATGTTCTTGATGGGCCTTCAGAAACTGGGGAAAGGTGACTGGCGTGGAATAGCTCGAAATTTTGTTGTGTCTAGGACCCCAACACAAGTTGCAAGCCATGCACAGAAATATTTCATCCGACGGAGTAATGCCTCAAGAAGGAAGAGGCATTCTAGTTTGTTCGACATTGTACCTGAAATG CCAATCGACGAGGCTCCTAACCATGAAGAGCAGTTGTTGCCGCATTCTCCTAATGAACTGGAGAGCACCAGTCGGTTGCCAACTTTGCATCTTGGTCTACAAGGACCTGAGCCTGCTGAACCCTCGACAACCATGCATGCTGCGCAACTCATAGAAAGCATTCCACGAATGCATAACAATCATCCAGTACCAATGCTGCTACCGACATTTTACCGAACCTTCATACCTGTTCCTGGACCTTTCTGGCCGTCGAATCAGATCACCACTGCCAAAGAGGAAACGATGAGGGAAACCCACAAGATCGTAATGCCTACTCCTGTTGTCCCAAAGGAGCCTGTGAATGCGGATGAGGTCGTCAGCATGTCGAAGCTCAGCATTGGTGAGGGCCTCCCACATCACATGGATCCATCTGCTCTCTCCCTCAGACCGAGCGGAACCTCCTCTAGTTCGAGGCAGTCTGCCTTCCACATCGACTCTTCCATTGCTGTGCCTGATCTGAACCAAACTAACAGCAGTCCTATCCATGCAGTCTGA
- the LOC103995081 gene encoding transcription factor MYBS3 isoform X1, producing MTRRCSYCSNNGHNSRTCPARGGGVRLFGVRLMEGTGTMKKSASMGCLSSSSASAALSSLAGASAGAASPSGGALGDHHYSTVAAPASGYASDDPARASCSSNCRSERKKDIGIDSLADRLATLKAQCTISESGPSLEIRSCQKVISSLVQGVPWTENEHRMFLMGLQKLGKGDWRGIARNFVVSRTPTQVASHAQKYFIRRSNASRRKRHSSLFDIVPEMPIDEAPNHEEQLLPHSPNELESTSRLPTLHLGLQGPEPAEPSTTMHAAQLIESIPRMHNNHPVPMLLPTFYRTFIPVPGPFWPSNQITTAKEETMRETHKIVMPTPVVPKEPVNADEVVSMSKLSIGEGLPHHMDPSALSLRPSGTSSSSRQSAFHIDSSIAVPDLNQTNSSPIHAV from the exons ATGACGAGGCGATGTTCGTACTGTAGCAACAACGGGCACAACTCGCGGACGTGCCCGGCGCGGGGAGGGGGCGTGCGCCTCTTTGGGGTGCGGCTGATGGAAGGGACGGGGACCATGAAGAAGAGTGCCAGCATGGGGTGCCTCTCCTCTTCCTCGGCGTCCGCCGCGTTGTCCTCCCTCGCCGGCGCTAGCGCCGGCGCCGCCTCGCCGTCCGGCGGTGCGCTTGGTGACCACCACTACAGCACCGTCGCCGCCCCCGCCTCCGGTTACGCTTCCGATGACCCAGCCCGTGCGTCCTGTTCTTCCAATTGCCGCAGCGAGCGCAAGAAAG ATATTGGTATTGACTCTCTAGCTGATCGCCTAGCAACTTTGAAAGCTCAGTGCACAATTTCGGAATCGGGTCCGAGTTTGGAAATCAGATCTTGTCAAAAAGTCATATCTAGTTTGGTTCAGG GGGTCCCTTGGACCGAAAATGAGCATCGGATGTTCTTGATGGGCCTTCAGAAACTGGGGAAAGGTGACTGGCGTGGAATAGCTCGAAATTTTGTTGTGTCTAGGACCCCAACACAAGTTGCAAGCCATGCACAGAAATATTTCATCCGACGGAGTAATGCCTCAAGAAGGAAGAGGCATTCTAGTTTGTTCGACATTGTACCTGAAATG CCAATCGACGAGGCTCCTAACCATGAAGAGCAGTTGTTGCCGCATTCTCCTAATGAACTGGAGAGCACCAGTCGGTTGCCAACTTTGCATCTTGGTCTACAAGGACCTGAGCCTGCTGAACCCTCGACAACCATGCATGCTGCGCAACTCATAGAAAGCATTCCACGAATGCATAACAATCATCCAGTACCAATGCTGCTACCGACATTTTACCGAACCTTCATACCTGTTCCTGGACCTTTCTGGCCGTCGAATCAGATCACCACTGCCAAAGAGGAAACGATGAGGGAAACCCACAAGATCGTAATGCCTACTCCTGTTGTCCCAAAGGAGCCTGTGAATGCGGATGAGGTCGTCAGCATGTCGAAGCTCAGCATTGGTGAGGGCCTCCCACATCACATGGATCCATCTGCTCTCTCCCTCAGACCGAGCGGAACCTCCTCTAGTTCGAGGCAGTCTGCCTTCCACATCGACTCTTCCATTGCTGTGCCTGATCTGAACCAAACTAACAGCAGTCCTATCCATGCAGTCTGA
- the LOC135589126 gene encoding uncharacterized protein LOC135589126: protein MDPSLAKRLLHMIRAAYYMLRKGLSKHKLMMDLHLLLKRGKLARKAVGNIVTFHHHHDRHISADMSGRSMDPDLSLYDIKEVEFSCSNTPSYPSFLLSAKRKNRHHCHDLDFAAMARELEKLNAEISDAESSAVASPSPALMWSFGKSPAAVRQLRITDSPFPIREEDGEADGRVDREAEEFIKRFYEQLRLQQSVPPTPESQCRLGKPA from the coding sequence ATGGATCCCTCCTTGGCTAAGCGACTGTTGCACATGATAAGAGCTGCTTACTACATGCTGCGCAAGGGCTTATCCAAGCACAAGCTCATGATGgatctccatctcctcctcaagCGCGGCAAGCTCGCTAGAAAAGCCGTCGGAAACATCGTCACCTTCCACCACCATCATGACCGCCACATTAGCGCCGACATGTCGGGCCGCTCCATGGATCCCGACCTCTCCCTCTACGACATCAAGGAGGTGGAGTTCAGCTGCAGCAACACCCCTTCCTAcccctccttcctcctctccGCCAAGCGGAAGAACCGCCACCACTGCCACGACCTCGACTTCGCCGCGATGGCCAGGGAGCTCGAAAAGCTGAACGCGGAGATATCTGATGCCGAGTCGTCGGCTGTGGCGTCGCCGTCGCCTGCGCTCATGTGGAGCTTCGGGAAGAGCCCGGCAGCGGTGAGGCAGCTGAGGATAACAGACTCGCCGTTCCCGATAAGGGAGGAGGACGGGGAGGCCGACGGCCGCGTTGACCGGGAGGCAGAGGAGTTCATCAAGAGGTTCTACGAGCAGCTTCGCCTCCAGCAGAGCGTCCCGCCGACGCCGGAATCCCAGTGCCGCCTCGGCAAGCCTGCCTGA